In a genomic window of Pelodiscus sinensis isolate JC-2024 chromosome 32, ASM4963464v1, whole genome shotgun sequence:
- the LOC142823264 gene encoding C-type lectin domain family 2 member D-like, which produces MSRDYAPHTFYRIHSFRKYAGLCSVYVLPFITIATLALVVALTVGVFRGLDPPPVGLSCPDGWVGYQRKCYYFSKVEGNWTYSWSNCSALGASLAGINSLQELAFLMHHKGPDIHWIGLRREEEGQPWKWVNGTEFNNLFKVMGGAECAYVDGFAVVSSNCLTMKNWICSKPSLY; this is translated from the exons ATGTCACGAG ATTATGCCCCCCACACCTTTTACAGAATTCACTCATTCCGTAAATATGCAGGCCTATGCTCAGTGTATGTCCTTCCCTTCATCACCATCGCCACCCTCGCCCTGGTGGTAGCTCTGACAG TGGGAGTTTTTCGTGGCCTTGACCCTCCTCCTGTTGGACTTtcctgccctgatggctgggTTGGCTACCAGCGGAAATGCTACTATTTCTCCAAGGTCGAAGGGAACTGGACCtacagctggagcaattgctcagCTCTGGGCGCCTCCCTGGCTGGGATCAACtccctgcaggagctg GCTTTCCTGATGCACCATAAGGGACCTGATATCCACTGGATCGGCCTGCGGAGAGAAGAAGAGGGCCAGCCCTGGAAGTGGGTGAATGGGACAGAATTCAACAACCT GTTTAAGGTGATGGGAGGAGCAGAGTGTGCATATGTGGATGGCTTTGCCGTCGTCTCCTCAAATTGCCTGACAATGAAGAACTGGATCTGCAGCAAGCCCAGTCTGTACTGA